A genome region from Natronobeatus ordinarius includes the following:
- a CDS encoding ubiquitin-like small modifier protein 1 — protein MEWKLFADLAEHAGDRRVTVDAGPGETVGDALDALLADRPALADRVLDEDGSLRSQINVLRNGKDVGSQEQGLETELEAGDELALFPPVSGG, from the coding sequence ATGGAGTGGAAACTGTTCGCCGACCTCGCCGAACACGCGGGCGATCGACGTGTGACCGTCGACGCCGGGCCCGGCGAGACCGTCGGGGACGCCCTCGACGCGCTGCTCGCCGACCGGCCGGCACTCGCAGATCGGGTGCTCGACGAGGACGGCTCGCTGCGCTCACAGATCAACGTCTTGCGCAACGGCAAAGACGTCGGTAGCCAGGAGCAGGGCCTCGAGACCGAACTCGAGGCGGGCGACGAACTGGCGCTGTTCCCGCCGGTCAGCGGCGGCTAG
- a CDS encoding DUF63 family protein: MVVPEGFVVPPWYLLVPLVLVLAGIVALLWALEPPVTDATVVAFAPWMMFGSTLHVLHKLDSYPSTVEPLFSAPSVYLTTAVVAGFVWIVASFVYAAGLQPSIERVVGVVGTGFFAVFAMFVLFTGWELGTLQPFWPAIAIVVTGIVTAIAWIALSLWYTDVAAVTGVTGAFVVFSQALDGVSTAIGYDVLGAHEEIPLSRLVLEAGADLPTYEYVGAGWLFVLVKVALALVVVGLFKEYVREAPRQGRILLALIAAVGLGPGTHNLLLFAAT, encoded by the coding sequence ATGGTCGTCCCGGAGGGATTCGTCGTTCCGCCGTGGTACCTCCTGGTACCGCTGGTGCTGGTGCTGGCTGGGATCGTGGCGCTCCTGTGGGCACTCGAGCCACCGGTGACCGACGCGACCGTCGTCGCGTTCGCGCCATGGATGATGTTCGGCTCGACGTTACACGTCCTTCACAAGCTCGATTCATACCCCTCGACGGTCGAACCGCTGTTCAGCGCCCCGAGTGTCTACCTGACGACGGCGGTCGTCGCGGGGTTCGTCTGGATCGTCGCGAGCTTCGTCTACGCTGCGGGGTTACAGCCGTCGATCGAGCGGGTCGTGGGCGTCGTCGGCACCGGCTTTTTCGCCGTCTTCGCGATGTTCGTCCTCTTCACCGGCTGGGAACTCGGCACGCTCCAGCCGTTCTGGCCGGCGATCGCCATCGTCGTCACCGGAATCGTCACCGCGATCGCCTGGATCGCCCTGAGCCTCTGGTACACCGACGTCGCCGCCGTGACGGGAGTCACCGGCGCGTTCGTCGTCTTCTCCCAGGCGCTCGACGGCGTCTCGACCGCCATCGGCTACGACGTCCTCGGCGCCCACGAGGAGATCCCGCTCTCGCGGCTCGTCCTCGAGGCGGGAGCGGACCTCCCCACCTACGAGTACGTCGGCGCCGGCTGGCTGTTCGTCCTGGTGAAAGTCGCCCTCGCGCTCGTCGTCGTCGGCCTGTTCAAAGAGTACGTCCGCGAAGCGCCCCGTCAGGGACGGATCCTCCTCGCACTGATCGCCGCCGTCGGACTCGGGCCCGGTACACACAACCTCCTCCTCTTTGCGGCTACGTGA
- a CDS encoding AI-2E family transporter yields the protein MESLPVNLRKGYLLVLVVVFAYLSLLLLLPFLQYVLAAILIAYVLHPLQKRLAPRTSPTISAFALVALAVVGFLIPFVVVTGMIADDAVRIAQAIDDGAFELAQLEETIEETTGIEVDLLSELLSAGQELGTIALERTTAWVGVATHALIGIGLALFLLYYLLKDGRAFVDWLRETTPLPADVQDDLYGELDDVMGAVLAGHVLIAIVEGVIAGLGLFATGIPNAAFWTFVMVILSLIPLIGAFLVWGPAVGYLLLTGEPLLAAGLFVYSAIVVGLCDDYLRPIVVDRYADLSPAIIILGVLGGVYAFGIMGLFFGPVVLGAFAATLTVVDDHYDRLEDESPT from the coding sequence GTGGAGTCGCTACCAGTGAACCTCCGGAAGGGCTACCTCCTCGTCCTCGTCGTCGTCTTCGCGTACCTCTCGCTGTTACTCCTCCTCCCGTTTCTCCAGTACGTCCTCGCGGCGATCCTGATCGCCTACGTCCTCCACCCGCTCCAGAAGCGGCTCGCGCCGCGAACGTCGCCGACGATCTCGGCGTTCGCACTCGTCGCCCTCGCCGTCGTGGGGTTTCTGATCCCGTTCGTCGTCGTCACCGGCATGATCGCCGACGACGCCGTCCGGATCGCCCAGGCCATCGACGACGGCGCGTTCGAACTCGCCCAGCTCGAGGAGACGATCGAGGAGACGACGGGAATCGAGGTCGACCTGCTGTCCGAACTGCTCTCGGCCGGCCAGGAACTCGGGACGATCGCCCTCGAGCGGACGACCGCCTGGGTCGGCGTCGCCACCCACGCCCTCATCGGCATCGGCCTCGCCCTGTTTCTGCTGTACTACCTGCTGAAAGACGGACGTGCGTTCGTCGACTGGCTTCGCGAGACGACGCCGCTGCCGGCGGACGTCCAGGACGACCTCTACGGAGAACTCGACGACGTGATGGGGGCCGTCCTCGCCGGACACGTCCTGATCGCGATCGTCGAAGGCGTCATCGCGGGGCTGGGACTGTTCGCGACCGGCATTCCGAACGCCGCGTTCTGGACGTTCGTGATGGTGATCCTCTCGCTGATCCCGCTAATCGGGGCGTTCCTGGTGTGGGGACCCGCCGTCGGCTACCTCCTCCTCACCGGCGAACCGTTGCTCGCCGCGGGGCTGTTCGTTTACAGCGCGATCGTCGTCGGCCTCTGTGACGACTACCTCCGGCCGATCGTCGTCGACCGCTACGCCGACCTCAGTCCCGCGATCATCATCCTCGGCGTCCTCGGCGGCGTCTACGCCTTCGGCATCATGGGACTCTTTTTCGGCCCCGTCGTCCTCGGCGCGTTCGCCGCGACGCTCACCGTCGTCGACGACCACTACGACCGACTCGAGGACGAGTCACCGACGTGA
- a CDS encoding HalOD1 output domain-containing protein has translation MSRQVTGRPKNGNGGRPGQVRYDRDEGEPPSVAVATALARYRNEDVVEASTRLYDHVDPEALDTLFADRYDGGARSSGTVQFTVDGAAVVVRSDSVQVYPGG, from the coding sequence ATGAGTAGACAGGTTACAGGCAGGCCGAAGAACGGAAACGGGGGGCGCCCGGGACAGGTACGATACGATCGGGACGAGGGCGAACCGCCGAGCGTCGCCGTCGCGACGGCACTCGCACGCTACCGCAACGAGGACGTCGTCGAGGCGAGCACGCGGCTGTACGACCACGTCGATCCCGAGGCCCTCGACACGCTCTTCGCCGACAGGTACGACGGCGGAGCGCGCTCGAGCGGTACGGTGCAGTTCACCGTCGACGGGGCGGCCGTCGTCGTCCGATCCGACAGCGTCCAGGTGTACCCGGGCGGCTGA
- a CDS encoding DUF547 domain-containing protein, giving the protein MSTQLDPLSISADLLYEVKTGGDVAPLRTQLATFDRDRLARALSSRQRRLAFWLNCYNAYAQLLLEEEPSVLEGGPLERFKFYARDRVPVGGVWLSLADVEHGMLRGSKHPWGLGYLPRPFPSSFERQFRLESVDPRIHFAIGCGAESGPPIAVYSPADCEAELDVATEWYLEENVSYDPSRERVTVPRRFLWYHGDFRGDGGIVGFLRTYGAVPESATPSLEYETVDWSVDVNDYRP; this is encoded by the coding sequence ATGTCGACCCAGCTCGACCCCCTCTCGATCTCGGCCGATCTGCTGTACGAGGTCAAAACCGGGGGTGACGTCGCGCCACTCCGGACACAGCTCGCCACGTTCGACCGTGACCGGCTGGCCCGTGCCCTCTCGAGCCGGCAGCGACGGCTGGCGTTCTGGCTCAACTGTTACAACGCCTACGCACAGCTCCTGCTCGAGGAGGAGCCGTCGGTGCTCGAGGGCGGACCCCTCGAGCGGTTCAAATTTTACGCCCGCGATCGCGTCCCGGTCGGCGGCGTCTGGCTGAGCCTCGCCGACGTCGAACACGGCATGCTCCGGGGATCGAAACACCCCTGGGGGCTCGGCTACCTTCCCCGCCCGTTTCCGTCGTCGTTCGAACGCCAGTTTCGCCTCGAGTCTGTCGACCCGAGAATTCACTTCGCGATCGGCTGCGGGGCCGAGTCCGGGCCGCCGATCGCCGTCTACTCCCCGGCCGACTGCGAGGCGGAACTCGACGTCGCGACCGAGTGGTACCTCGAGGAGAACGTCAGCTACGATCCCAGCCGGGAGCGCGTGACCGTCCCGCGGCGGTTTCTGTGGTATCACGGTGACTTCCGCGGTGACGGCGGGATCGTCGGCTTCCTGCGCACCTACGGTGCCGTCCCCGAGAGCGCGACGCCGTCGCTCGAGTACGAGACGGTAGACTGGTCGGTGGACGTGAACGATTACCGGCCCTAG
- a CDS encoding PGF-CTERM sorting domain-containing protein produces MSYRTKLGALLLAILLVTSTGAVAVGGASTASDDTDMDVADEVYVDDDGNAILVYVDEDEEFDATAVGEFGIDTQAGLLYFLYTGEYEDDLDATGQFDAAMDPDSVVSDGEFTADRPDELVDLDVDVDYTQTQVTSEANAEATMIVDAAEPDPMMQDVSFDLEAAMTTSASTLSSSGVATMEAGAGMGGGIEESFELTLTEVDDGYDLEVAEQQLVFDWERANWESEAAAESTLENQYAGIAMGLGGTADVTLEEYQFGETASGDLVSVEYTVEFEGVKEQVTEMFAQELADDPEVDLSQQEAQAIADRMAELHIEEFSVSMHTTGTDMSFEWDAEIENYDELVLGFVELAESVDELEDGLADQYDDIGELLEAQADADLVHEAWMDLSVAVEGERTTVEFEAASDTENWEAYVDELEARGLMEHTAETTFGFTANTVGDEVQVAFDFESVQEQWLELALDEMLLLAEQDPEVDDEMVDAIENFRDASFESAELLVSVDDDVVDVDASAQFGDLMAFEGFPIETDEGFLVTDIEGEIHDGTAIVEVTALEFVGANPTEDDVRSSDAVGDETVIHMNVDDVTDIELDHTDTDTATEQVEGTSSEDDGADDGADDGADDASGAADGDDDIPGFGAVVAIVALASALLAMRRH; encoded by the coding sequence ATGAGTTATCGTACAAAACTCGGAGCATTACTGCTCGCCATCTTGCTCGTGACGAGCACTGGCGCAGTCGCGGTCGGTGGCGCATCGACCGCAAGCGACGACACCGACATGGACGTCGCAGACGAAGTGTACGTCGACGACGACGGGAACGCGATCCTCGTCTACGTTGACGAAGACGAGGAGTTCGACGCGACCGCCGTCGGCGAGTTCGGTATCGATACGCAGGCGGGGCTGCTCTACTTCCTCTACACCGGCGAGTACGAGGACGACCTCGACGCTACCGGCCAGTTCGACGCCGCGATGGACCCCGACAGCGTCGTCAGCGATGGCGAGTTCACCGCGGACAGACCCGACGAACTCGTCGACCTCGACGTCGACGTCGACTACACGCAGACACAGGTGACGTCGGAGGCGAACGCCGAAGCGACGATGATCGTCGACGCGGCGGAGCCCGACCCGATGATGCAGGACGTCTCGTTCGACCTCGAGGCAGCTATGACGACGTCCGCGTCGACGCTCTCCTCGAGCGGTGTCGCAACGATGGAAGCCGGCGCAGGCATGGGTGGCGGGATCGAAGAGTCCTTCGAGCTCACGCTCACCGAGGTCGACGACGGCTACGACCTCGAGGTCGCCGAACAGCAGCTGGTTTTCGACTGGGAGCGGGCGAACTGGGAGAGTGAAGCCGCCGCCGAGTCGACCCTCGAGAACCAGTACGCCGGTATCGCGATGGGCCTCGGTGGAACGGCCGACGTCACGCTCGAGGAGTACCAGTTCGGCGAGACGGCCAGCGGCGACCTCGTCTCGGTCGAGTACACCGTCGAGTTCGAGGGCGTCAAAGAACAGGTCACCGAGATGTTCGCCCAGGAGCTCGCCGACGATCCCGAGGTTGACCTCAGCCAGCAGGAAGCCCAGGCGATCGCCGATCGCATGGCCGAGCTGCACATCGAGGAGTTCTCGGTCTCGATGCACACGACCGGCACCGACATGTCCTTCGAGTGGGACGCCGAGATCGAAAACTACGACGAACTCGTTCTCGGCTTCGTCGAACTCGCCGAGTCGGTCGACGAACTCGAGGATGGGCTCGCAGACCAGTACGACGACATCGGCGAACTGCTCGAGGCACAGGCCGATGCCGATCTCGTTCATGAGGCGTGGATGGACCTCTCAGTCGCCGTGGAGGGTGAACGGACGACCGTCGAGTTCGAAGCGGCGTCCGACACCGAGAACTGGGAGGCCTACGTCGACGAACTCGAAGCGCGCGGCCTGATGGAACACACCGCGGAGACGACGTTCGGCTTCACGGCCAACACCGTCGGCGACGAGGTCCAGGTGGCGTTCGACTTCGAGTCCGTCCAGGAGCAGTGGCTCGAGCTGGCGCTCGACGAGATGCTCCTGCTCGCCGAGCAGGACCCCGAGGTCGACGACGAGATGGTCGACGCGATCGAGAACTTCCGGGACGCCTCCTTCGAGTCCGCGGAACTGCTCGTCTCGGTCGACGACGACGTCGTCGACGTCGACGCCAGCGCACAGTTCGGCGACCTGATGGCGTTCGAGGGCTTCCCGATCGAGACCGACGAGGGCTTCCTCGTGACGGACATCGAGGGTGAGATCCACGACGGAACCGCCATCGTGGAAGTGACCGCGCTCGAGTTCGTCGGCGCGAACCCGACCGAAGACGACGTCCGAAGTAGCGACGCAGTCGGTGACGAGACGGTGATTCACATGAACGTGGACGACGTCACCGACATCGAACTGGATCACACCGACACCGACACTGCCACAGAGCAGGTCGAAGGCACCAGCAGTGAGGACGACGGGGCCGACGACGGTGCAGATGACGGGGCCGACGACGCCAGCGGTGCTGCTGACGGAGACGACGATATCCCCGGATTCGGTGCTGTCGTCGCTATCGTCGCGCTCGCGAGTGCGCTGCTCGCGATGCGTCGGCACTGA
- the deoC gene encoding deoxyribose-phosphate aldolase, producing MNRRELAPMIDHTVLGPETTIADVERLLEEAAEDGMNACVPPCFAEEATEYAPDVTLATVVGFPHGQHDHDVKRREGVLAWKAGADELDVVINVGRLQAGEYEAVAAELEELVAAVPIPVKVILETALLSDAEKRRACEVAVAADAAMVKTSTGFAAGGATVEDVELMSEYLPVKASGGIGTYQEAMAMIDAGAERIGASSGVAILEGAPEA from the coding sequence ATGAACCGACGCGAACTCGCGCCGATGATCGACCACACCGTCCTCGGCCCGGAGACGACGATCGCGGACGTCGAACGACTCCTCGAGGAAGCCGCCGAAGACGGCATGAACGCCTGCGTCCCGCCCTGTTTCGCCGAGGAAGCGACCGAGTACGCCCCCGACGTCACCCTCGCGACCGTGGTCGGCTTCCCCCACGGCCAGCACGACCACGACGTCAAACGCCGGGAAGGCGTCCTCGCGTGGAAAGCCGGCGCGGACGAACTCGACGTCGTCATCAACGTCGGCCGACTGCAGGCGGGCGAGTACGAGGCCGTCGCCGCCGAACTCGAGGAACTCGTCGCCGCGGTCCCGATCCCGGTGAAGGTGATCCTCGAGACGGCGCTGCTTTCCGACGCGGAGAAGCGACGGGCCTGTGAGGTCGCCGTCGCGGCCGACGCCGCGATGGTGAAGACCTCGACGGGATTCGCAGCTGGCGGCGCGACCGTCGAGGACGTCGAGCTTATGAGCGAGTACCTCCCCGTCAAGGCCAGCGGCGGCATCGGCACGTACCAGGAGGCGATGGCCATGATCGACGCCGGCGCCGAACGGATCGGGGCCTCGAGCGGCGTCGCGATCCTCGAGGGTGCGCCAGAAGCCTGA
- a CDS encoding NAD-binding protein yields the protein MVGEQLVERLPENWKWAVTTRAAVALALLVALLSVATGLINIEQRAADFGPFAPHVPAAVQQAVGFTGVLTGFLMVASAFALRRGLRAGWYTTLILMPITAIQGVLQGSPYSVPLVVLSLASIPTLLLTRRRFDRSLSLTTTQLAAGGALVGVQLYGTLGAFALADQFDGIDTPLDAFYFTLITSSTVGYGDIGPETEQAKLFTMSVVVLGVASFGIAIGALVGPAIQARISKTLGKMTDSELELLDDHVLVLGYGDLTEPIVTELDDANVPFVVVTSDETAANALSDRAIKALTANPSDEEPLRRARIERAKAVLVATDHDAEDALAVLTARELNPDVRIVTAATDRRNVRKLERAGADDVIGLAELGGHLLVRSALGTDESPVVERLLESE from the coding sequence ATGGTCGGCGAGCAGCTGGTCGAACGACTTCCAGAAAACTGGAAGTGGGCCGTCACGACGCGGGCAGCGGTCGCCCTCGCGCTCCTGGTGGCGCTCCTCTCGGTCGCGACCGGGCTCATCAACATCGAACAGAGAGCCGCCGACTTCGGACCGTTCGCGCCGCACGTCCCGGCCGCCGTTCAGCAGGCGGTCGGCTTCACCGGCGTGCTGACGGGCTTTCTGATGGTCGCGAGCGCGTTCGCGTTGCGCCGCGGGCTGCGTGCCGGCTGGTACACCACGCTGATCCTCATGCCGATCACGGCGATCCAGGGCGTGTTGCAGGGCAGTCCGTACTCGGTCCCTCTGGTCGTCCTCTCGCTCGCGTCGATTCCCACCCTCTTGCTCACCCGCAGACGGTTCGACCGCTCGCTCTCGCTCACGACGACGCAGCTGGCGGCGGGCGGGGCGCTCGTCGGCGTCCAGCTGTACGGCACCCTGGGTGCGTTCGCCCTCGCAGACCAGTTCGACGGGATCGACACCCCACTCGACGCCTTCTACTTCACGCTCATCACCTCGAGCACCGTCGGCTACGGCGACATCGGCCCCGAGACCGAACAGGCGAAGCTCTTTACGATGTCCGTCGTCGTCCTCGGCGTCGCCAGCTTCGGTATCGCCATCGGGGCGCTCGTCGGCCCGGCGATTCAGGCTCGCATCTCGAAGACCCTCGGAAAGATGACCGACTCAGAACTCGAACTCTTAGACGACCACGTCCTCGTGCTCGGCTACGGGGACCTGACCGAACCGATCGTGACCGAACTCGACGACGCGAACGTCCCGTTCGTCGTCGTGACGAGCGACGAAACCGCAGCGAACGCCCTCTCGGATCGCGCGATCAAGGCACTCACGGCCAACCCGAGCGACGAGGAGCCGCTCCGTCGCGCGAGGATCGAGCGTGCGAAAGCGGTCCTCGTCGCCACCGACCACGACGCCGAGGACGCCCTCGCCGTCCTCACCGCCCGGGAGCTCAACCCCGACGTCCGCATCGTCACCGCAGCGACGGACCGGCGCAACGTCCGCAAACTCGAGCGCGCCGGCGCGGACGACGTGATCGGGCTGGCCGAACTCGGCGGCCACCTGCTCGTGCGCTCGGCGCTGGGGACCGACGAGTCGCCGGTGGTCGAGCGCCTGCTCGAGAGCGAGTGA
- a CDS encoding DUF1508 domain-containing protein produces MEPSPFTLDRPYDQSELAALFGEFAAALEDDRPATIDVDGGTAEITFPSPVSVRLTSVHEETPPTEGIELALEWDAAGTRGVRFTSAEDESAPVAEIEPAPTADEEKAESAPPEPASSVMPSNAFASGTDPTGPDDEVDADEPSTDGRRSRFEVYRDRAGEWRWRLVHWNGNIIADSGEGYASRYNATRAARGVMRATADAQIDQLEP; encoded by the coding sequence ATGGAACCCTCACCGTTCACACTCGACCGTCCGTACGACCAGTCCGAACTGGCGGCGCTCTTCGGCGAGTTCGCTGCGGCGCTCGAGGACGACCGGCCGGCGACGATCGACGTCGACGGCGGAACCGCAGAGATCACGTTTCCGTCACCGGTCAGCGTCAGGCTCACCAGCGTCCACGAGGAGACGCCACCGACCGAAGGGATCGAGCTCGCGCTCGAGTGGGACGCCGCCGGGACGCGAGGAGTCCGGTTCACGTCGGCCGAGGACGAGTCGGCTCCCGTCGCGGAGATCGAACCCGCCCCCACGGCCGACGAGGAGAAAGCGGAGTCCGCCCCACCCGAACCGGCGTCGAGCGTGATGCCGTCGAACGCGTTCGCCTCGGGTACAGATCCGACAGGTCCCGACGACGAGGTCGACGCCGACGAGCCGTCGACCGACGGTCGCCGGTCCCGGTTCGAGGTCTATCGCGATCGAGCCGGCGAGTGGCGCTGGCGGCTCGTTCACTGGAACGGCAATATCATCGCCGACAGCGGTGAAGGGTACGCCTCGCGGTATAACGCGACCCGGGCGGCGCGCGGCGTGATGCGGGCGACGGCCGACGCACAGATCGACCAGTTGGAGCCCTAG
- a CDS encoding carbohydrate kinase family protein, producing MVSVLTAGHVNWDVTLRVDRLPEPDGEASIRSQRASGGGSAANVAAALCRLAVDAALIGSVGDDENGLLARRELEQAGVDLDGLRVVEGETAVKYLLVDDGGEVSVLGTDGVNEAVRPQHVDPDRVRAVDHVHLTSQRPETAATLAEVASEAGVSVSFDPGRRLADRDYRDTVAAADVLFATDREAETLLESVAADVDGHTVVVKHGGDGASVRTPEGTHVHPGFDVEAVDTAGAGDAFAAGFIATRLAGGDLERALEYANACGALAASRDGARSAPTASTVAAFLES from the coding sequence ATGGTCTCCGTGCTCACGGCCGGCCACGTCAACTGGGACGTGACCCTCCGCGTCGACAGGCTCCCCGAGCCCGACGGCGAGGCGTCGATCCGGTCCCAGCGTGCGTCCGGCGGCGGCAGTGCAGCGAACGTCGCAGCAGCCCTCTGCCGACTCGCGGTCGACGCCGCCCTGATCGGCAGCGTCGGCGACGACGAGAACGGGCTGCTCGCCCGTCGCGAGCTCGAGCAAGCGGGCGTCGACCTCGACGGCCTGCGCGTGGTCGAGGGTGAGACGGCGGTGAAGTACCTGCTCGTCGACGACGGTGGCGAGGTCTCCGTCCTCGGAACCGACGGCGTCAACGAGGCCGTCCGGCCCCAGCACGTCGATCCCGACCGGGTTCGGGCGGTCGATCACGTCCACCTCACGAGCCAGCGGCCGGAGACCGCCGCCACCCTCGCCGAGGTCGCGAGCGAGGCCGGCGTTTCGGTCAGCTTCGACCCCGGACGCCGCCTCGCCGACCGCGACTATCGCGACACGGTCGCGGCTGCCGACGTGCTCTTCGCGACCGACCGCGAGGCCGAGACGCTCCTCGAGTCGGTCGCGGCCGACGTCGACGGCCACACTGTCGTCGTCAAGCACGGCGGCGACGGGGCGTCCGTCCGAACGCCGGAGGGCACGCACGTCCACCCCGGGTTCGACGTCGAGGCGGTCGACACCGCGGGCGCAGGCGACGCCTTCGCCGCCGGCTTCATCGCCACCCGGCTCGCGGGCGGCGACCTCGAGCGGGCGCTCGAGTACGCCAACGCCTGCGGAGCGCTGGCCGCGAGCCGTGATGGCGCCCGAAGCGCACCGACGGCGTCAACCGTGGCGGCATTTCTCGAATCGTGA
- a CDS encoding nucleoside phosphorylase: protein MATQPHLLVDEGDVADLALVPGDPGRVDRIADHCETAETIAENREYKVVNATYGGRELTICSTGIGCPSAAIAVEELAAVGVETFVRVGTTGALQSGIEIGDMVVATGAAKNEGTTKRYEAVEYPAVPDYHVLSALVDAAEGNDEDVHVGPIASDDAYYAETDEYVADWEAAGLLCVEMEAAALFTLARRKGLRAGAICTVDGNLVEGTQKGTDVEDDELPAKAKDNVARAIDIALEASTQL, encoded by the coding sequence ATGGCAACCCAGCCACACCTGCTGGTCGACGAGGGCGACGTCGCCGACCTCGCGCTCGTCCCCGGCGACCCCGGTCGCGTCGACCGCATCGCCGACCACTGCGAGACAGCAGAGACGATCGCCGAAAACCGCGAGTACAAAGTCGTCAACGCCACGTACGGGGGCCGCGAGCTGACGATCTGCTCGACGGGAATCGGCTGTCCCTCCGCGGCGATCGCCGTCGAGGAGCTCGCCGCCGTCGGCGTCGAGACGTTCGTCCGCGTCGGCACCACCGGCGCCTTGCAGTCCGGCATCGAGATCGGCGACATGGTCGTCGCCACCGGCGCCGCGAAAAACGAAGGAACCACGAAACGGTACGAGGCCGTCGAGTACCCCGCCGTCCCCGACTATCACGTGCTCTCGGCGCTGGTCGACGCCGCGGAAGGCAACGACGAAGACGTCCACGTCGGCCCGATCGCCAGCGACGACGCCTACTACGCCGAGACAGACGAGTACGTCGCCGACTGGGAGGCCGCCGGCCTGCTGTGCGTCGAGATGGAAGCCGCCGCGCTCTTCACCCTCGCTCGCCGGAAGGGGCTGCGCGCCGGTGCCATCTGCACCGTCGACGGCAACCTCGTCGAGGGCACCCAGAAAGGCACCGACGTCGAGGACGACGAACTGCCCGCGAAGGCGAAAGACAACGTCGCCCGCGCCATCGACATCGCCCTCGAGGCGTCGACCCAACTTTAG
- a CDS encoding ribose 1,5-bisphosphate isomerase produces MSDHRPAVAPVVEETAEQIASMEIRGAAAIADAAAAALAAQAERSEATTPEAFRGELRAAAKALYETRPTAVSLPNALRYVLVGAEGETVSELRASTVARAERFRADLEDAQETLGRVGANRLRDGDVVMTHCHSTDALACVKAAVEEGKRIEAIVKETRPRNQGHIAARELREWDVPVTLIVDNAAHRYLDEVDHVLVGADSIAADGSVVNKIGTSGLAVSARERGVPIVVAAQTIKLHPDTMTGHTVEIETRDEAEVLSPADRRELTGGDLDDDGLTVENPAFDVTPPRHVDAIVTEHGQFPPESIVTLMRELFGETTREPWDR; encoded by the coding sequence ATGAGCGACCACCGGCCCGCCGTTGCCCCCGTCGTCGAGGAGACCGCTGAACAGATCGCCTCGATGGAGATCCGGGGCGCAGCGGCCATCGCCGACGCAGCGGCCGCGGCCCTCGCAGCGCAGGCCGAGCGCTCGGAGGCGACCACACCCGAGGCGTTCCGCGGAGAGCTTCGCGCCGCCGCGAAGGCGCTCTACGAGACCCGGCCGACGGCCGTCAGCCTGCCGAACGCGCTCCGGTACGTCCTCGTCGGCGCCGAGGGCGAGACGGTCTCCGAACTTCGAGCGTCCACCGTAGCGCGCGCCGAACGGTTCCGCGCCGACCTCGAGGACGCCCAGGAGACGCTCGGTCGCGTCGGGGCGAACCGCTTGCGTGACGGCGACGTGGTGATGACCCACTGTCACTCGACGGACGCCCTCGCCTGCGTGAAGGCGGCGGTCGAGGAGGGAAAACGGATCGAGGCGATCGTCAAGGAGACTCGGCCGCGCAACCAGGGACACATCGCCGCGCGAGAGCTGCGCGAGTGGGACGTTCCCGTCACGCTGATCGTCGACAACGCCGCTCACCGCTACCTCGACGAGGTCGACCACGTCCTCGTCGGCGCGGACAGCATCGCCGCCGACGGCAGCGTGGTCAACAAAATCGGCACGAGCGGGCTCGCGGTGAGCGCCCGCGAGCGCGGCGTCCCGATCGTCGTCGCCGCCCAGACGATCAAACTCCACCCGGACACGATGACCGGCCACACCGTCGAGATCGAGACCCGCGACGAGGCTGAAGTGCTCTCACCGGCCGACCGGCGCGAGCTCACCGGCGGCGACCTCGACGACGACGGACTCACCGTCGAGAACCCCGCCTTCGACGTCACGCCGCCGCGTCACGTCGACGCGATCGTCACCGAACACGGCCAGTTCCCGCCAGAGAGCATCGTGACGCTCATGCGCGAACTGTTCGGCGAGACGACGCGAGAGCCCTGGGATCGGTGA